The following is a genomic window from Nitrospira sp..
CTGGGAATCTTCCTCGTAGGCCAAATCTACCAACACCTCGCCGCCGACCTTTCCGACGCTGATCGCCGCGAGGTAGTCCGTCACAGGATTTTTCTTCACGAGTTCCTTCTGCTTCAGGACGGCCACCGCATCCGCCAAGGCGATAAAGGCGCCGGTAATCGAGGCCGTGCGGGTCCCGCCGTCGGCTTGAATGACGTCGCAATCGATCCAGATGGTCCGTTCGCCCAGGCGAGTCGTATCGATCACCGCGCGCAGAGCCCGTCCGACCAGACGTTGAATCTCCAGTGTGCGCCCACCCTGCTTGCCCTTGACCGATTCCCGCGGGGAACGATCATGAGTGGCTCGAGGGAGCATGGCATATTCCGCCGTCACCCATCCTCGTCCCTTATCCCTCAGGAACGGCGGGACCTTTTCCTCCACCGACGCGGTGCAAATGACCTTGGTCTCTCCCATTTCGATCAAGACCGATCCTTCTGCATGTTTGATGAAATTTCGCGTCACCTTGACCGGTCGGATCTGATCCCGCTTCCGTCCATCGACCCGACTGAACCCTGCACCGTTCCCCATCGACCAGCACCCCTTCCTGCAAACCTACAACCAGAATCCAAGGCAGCGAATTATAGTGAACAGGTCTTCAAAGAGCAAATCACTCGGCCCTGCCTACCGGCTCGCAAGTGCATTTCAACTGGCATTCACGGCCGTGCCATGTATAATCCGATCTCAACGGGCGCGATGGTCCTTCGAAGGGATCTCGTCCTGTGCAAAGCTCGACGGACCGGCGTCAGAGTTGACGACCCCGTCGAATGTCTTCTTCAACCACCGACAACCGTTGCCCACAGAATCCTGCCGCATGATCAAGACCATCATCAGCATCCATGCGATCAAGGCACGCCAAGGCCGCAACGGCAATTCGCGCAACGACACGATGGCACAAAAGGTGCACTTCCTCTATGAGTTCTTTGCGTGCTTCAGACTCACGGTCAGACAACCGATAATGATGATGCCTCTGTATCACCCCATGACCGACTTAACCAGGCGAGAGCCAGCCGTATGAGCATTCCGTCCGTTCCAGAACAGAAGCAGATCGCTCAACCGTCGCTCCTCGAAAACCGCAACATCCTCATCGTCGACGATGAAGACCCCATCCGTCGGCTGTTGGGGTATCTCCTCGAACCCCATGGGTACCATGTAACCCTGGCCGGAGAGTCCCGTGAAGCCCGCCAGCAGTTGGAGAAAACGCCCTATGCCTTGGTGCTCTGCGATGTGAATATGCCGGGCGAGTCCGGCATGGACCTCGTGCGCCACATTCTGACTCACTATGCCGCCACGGCCGTCATCATGATCACGGGCCTCGACAGCCCCGTGCTCGCGAACGCGGCGCTGGACATGGGGGCCTTCGGATACATCATCAAGCCGTTCGAGGCCAACGAGGTGTTGATCAACGTGGCCAATGCGTTGCGACGCCGCAAGCTGGAAATCGAAAATGCCATGCACCGGGAGAATCTTGAAGAAGTCGTCCGGACGCGGACGATCGCCTTGCAGCAGGCCCTCGAATGGCTGGAGCGCAGCGAGAAGGAACTGCGCCTCTCACGCGAAGAAACGATTCAGCGACTCGCCATCGCGGCGGAGTTTCGCGACAGTTCCACGGCGCAGCACATCCAACGAATGAGCCACTACTGTGAACTGTTGGCCCGCCGCTACGGATTGTCCCCAGACCGATGCGACCTCATCCGCACCGCCAGCCCCATGCACGACATCGGCAAGATCGGCACCCCGGACCATGTGTTGCTCAAACCTGGCAAATTCACCCCGGAAGAGTTCAAGGTAATCACCCAACATACCGAAATCGGGTACAGAATTTTAGCCGGTTCCGATTCGGAACTGTTGAAAGTCGCTGCGCTCATCGCCTGGACTCACCATGAACGGTACGACGGCACCGGTTATCCACGCGGGATCAAGGGAGAAGACATTCCCTTGGAGGGCAGAATTACCGCCATCGCAGACAACTTCGACGCCCTCACGACTCAGCGGGTCTACAAACCGGCGTACGACTTCGACCATGCCAAGGAGATCATGCTGAAAGAACGCGGAAAGCATTTTGATCCCGATCTGCTCGATATTTTTTTCGCCTCGATGGACGACATCAAACGCATCTACGACCAATTTGCCGATCCCACCTGGCTCTCCACCTCTCGGTACAAGCCCGCCGATCAAGGCCGAGTCAACTGACCATGGCGAACGGGACCCGCAATTGGATCGCCTATCTCTGCGAAAGCCTGGCCTCGTCCGGCATGATGCCGACTTGGGAAGCCGCAACTTACCTGACCGACAATCTGTTCGGCGACAAGCCCAATCCCCGGTTGCTGAAGACCGCCAGCCCGTACGAAGACACCACCAACCTGCTGCACCGCCTATACCAGCCGCTCGTCGAGGCTGCCACACGAGATGTCCCGCTTCCCACGGCTGCCATGATCCACGTCTTTACCGATGTGAGCCTCACCGGCAAGTCCGCCGTACTCGTGGTGTATTTCCCCGGGCAGAACCGTCCGCATCAGCTCTTGTTGCTGGATGCGGCTAAGGCCTGGGAACTGGTGTTTGAAAACTCGGAGGCGTTCAATACCTGGGCAGATGAGCGGTATCGTTGGATCAAGTCTTCCCTCACGGCCGTGGTGTCCGGCCTCTCTGACTCCCCTGCCGTCTCCTCGCCCCTCGAAGCCGTCCGGAACTAGCCGCCCCAGAAATGCCCGTCACAGATGTCCGTAACCTATCCGGAACCTTCAGCCTGATGACTACGTGTCGTAATTCAGATTAGGAGCGAGCCACCGCTCCACTTCGCTCACGGGCAGTTTCTTGCGCGATGCGTAGTCCTCCACCTGGTCACGGTTGACCTTGCCCACGGCAAAGTACCTGGCCTGCGGATGCGCGAAATAGAACCCGCTCACCGAGGCCGCCGGCAACATGGCGAAGGACTCCGTGAGGGTCACACCGCCTCGGGCTTCGGCCCCCAGCAAGTCGAACAGTATCCGCTTCTC
Proteins encoded in this region:
- a CDS encoding Ribonuclease PH translates to MGNGAGFSRVDGRKRDQIRPVKVTRNFIKHAEGSVLIEMGETKVICTASVEEKVPPFLRDKGRGWVTAEYAMLPRATHDRSPRESVKGKQGGRTLEIQRLVGRALRAVIDTTRLGERTIWIDCDVIQADGGTRTASITGAFIALADAVAVLKQKELVKKNPVTDYLAAISVGKVGGEVLVDLAYEEDSQAEVDLNLVMTGAGRYVEVQGTAERTPFDKKDMDQFLDLGWGAIRELVEMQKSLIGAIG
- a CDS encoding Response regulator c-di-GMP phosphodiesterase, RpfG family, translating into MSIPSVPEQKQIAQPSLLENRNILIVDDEDPIRRLLGYLLEPHGYHVTLAGESREARQQLEKTPYALVLCDVNMPGESGMDLVRHILTHYAATAVIMITGLDSPVLANAALDMGAFGYIIKPFEANEVLINVANALRRRKLEIENAMHRENLEEVVRTRTIALQQALEWLERSEKELRLSREETIQRLAIAAEFRDSSTAQHIQRMSHYCELLARRYGLSPDRCDLIRTASPMHDIGKIGTPDHVLLKPGKFTPEEFKVITQHTEIGYRILAGSDSELLKVAALIAWTHHERYDGTGYPRGIKGEDIPLEGRITAIADNFDALTTQRVYKPAYDFDHAKEIMLKERGKHFDPDLLDIFFASMDDIKRIYDQFADPTWLSTSRYKPADQGRVN